The Candidatus Aegiribacteria sp. genome has a segment encoding these proteins:
- the rpmJ gene encoding 50S ribosomal protein L36, with translation MKVRSSVKKICEYCRIVRRRGTIYVICSRDPKHKQRQG, from the coding sequence ATGAAAGTACGAAGTTCAGTAAAAAAAATATGTGAGTACTGCCGAATTGTGCGAAGGCGTGGAACGATCTATGTGATTTGTTCTCGGGATCCGAAGCATAAGCAGCGGCAGGGATAA
- the rpsM gene encoding 30S ribosomal protein S13 — translation MARISGVDLPRNKHILYALPYIFGIGLTSSKEILEKTGIAFNVKTDDLTENEVATLRKVIDADYKVEGALRAEINMNRKRLMDIRCYRGIRHRKGLPVRGQRTHTNARTRKGPKFGHGRIR, via the coding sequence GTGGCAAGAATCTCAGGAGTTGATCTTCCTCGCAACAAGCATATTCTTTATGCACTGCCATACATTTTTGGAATCGGTCTGACTTCATCAAAGGAAATACTTGAGAAGACGGGTATTGCCTTTAACGTGAAAACAGACGATTTGACAGAAAATGAAGTTGCAACGCTCAGAAAGGTCATAGACGCCGACTATAAGGTTGAAGGTGCTCTCAGAGCGGAAATAAACATGAATCGGAAAAGGCTGATGGACATACGGTGCTATCGTGGAATAAGACATCGCAAGGGGCTCCCCGTCCGTGGCCAGAGAACTCATACAAATGCCCGCACCCGAAAGGGGCCAAAATTCGGGCACGGTAGAATTCGATAG
- the map gene encoding type I methionyl aminopeptidase, which yields MGIIAGRDLRMMEESGRIVRKALDEMKAVIEIGVSTASIDSVGREVIEAEGAIPSFLGYNGFPACVCVSINDEVVHGIPSRTRIVKDGDLVSIDVGAFKNGFHGDAADTVAVGLPSPMALLLVRTVYEARDIGIEAARPGNTIGDVGSTIQKHVEDKGFGVVRSLVGHGIGRKLHEPPQVPNFGRAGRGMKLTDGLALAIEPMINIGGYRVRTLHDNWTVVTADGSLSAHAEHTIIVSSGSPLILTA from the coding sequence ATGGGAATAATAGCCGGCAGAGATCTCAGAATGATGGAAGAAAGCGGCAGAATCGTCAGAAAAGCTCTTGACGAGATGAAAGCTGTAATCGAGATCGGAGTGAGCACTGCTTCCATCGATTCCGTGGGGAGGGAAGTAATAGAAGCTGAAGGAGCTATCCCTTCTTTCCTGGGATACAATGGATTCCCGGCATGTGTCTGTGTATCCATAAACGATGAAGTGGTTCACGGAATACCTTCCAGAACCAGGATAGTAAAGGATGGCGACCTTGTCAGTATTGACGTGGGAGCATTCAAGAACGGTTTCCACGGAGACGCAGCTGATACTGTTGCTGTAGGACTGCCTTCTCCAATGGCATTGCTTCTTGTAAGAACTGTTTACGAAGCCCGCGATATAGGCATCGAAGCCGCAAGACCAGGAAACACAATCGGAGATGTTGGTTCAACTATTCAGAAGCATGTAGAAGATAAAGGTTTCGGTGTAGTCAGATCCCTTGTGGGGCACGGAATAGGCAGAAAACTTCATGAGCCACCCCAGGTTCCCAATTTCGGAAGAGCGGGCAGGGGAATGAAACTTACTGACGGACTTGCACTTGCAATTGAGCCGATGATTAATATCGGTGGATACAGAGTAAGGACGCTTCACGATAACTGGACGGTTGTTACGGCTGACGGAAGCCTGTCAGCGCATGCGGAACATACGATAATCGTTTCATCAGGAAGCCCGTTAATATTGACGGCATGA
- the infA gene encoding translation initiation factor IF-1 — translation MAKKQGVVADGTVVETLPNSQCRVELDSPEGHIALCHVSGKMRMHYIRILVGDRVTVELSPYDLKRGRIIYRYK, via the coding sequence ATGGCAAAGAAACAGGGCGTAGTAGCTGATGGAACCGTTGTTGAAACGTTACCTAACAGTCAATGTCGCGTCGAGCTGGACAGTCCAGAGGGTCATATTGCCCTGTGCCACGTTTCCGGGAAAATGAGGATGCACTACATTCGAATACTTGTAGGTGACAGGGTAACGGTCGAACTATCTCCATACGATCTGAAACGCGGCCGAATTATTTACAGGTATAAGTGA
- the rpsK gene encoding 30S ribosomal protein S11: MPKGAKVKSKKKVVKKKKAVRTTDVHGVAHIKSSFNNTLITITDRNGNVIAWASGGTTGVKGTRKGTAFASGQAAVQASEKAIEAGIKKVEIWVRGPGSGREAAVRALQSTNLEVTAIKDQTRIPHNGCRPSKRRRRG, translated from the coding sequence GTGCCAAAAGGAGCCAAGGTAAAGAGTAAGAAGAAGGTTGTTAAAAAGAAAAAGGCTGTCAGGACTACGGATGTTCACGGTGTCGCCCATATAAAGTCATCATTCAACAATACTCTGATAACAATCACCGATAGAAATGGTAACGTTATCGCATGGGCAAGCGGTGGAACAACAGGAGTAAAAGGTACAAGAAAAGGAACAGCATTTGCTTCAGGGCAAGCTGCGGTACAGGCTTCCGAAAAGGCAATTGAAGCAGGAATTAAGAAAGTGGAGATCTGGGTTCGTGGTCCTGGATCCGGGCGGGAAGCAGCCGTCAGGGCGCTACAATCCACTAATCTGGAAGTTACTGCAATTAAAGATCAAACCAGGATACCGCATAACGGGTGTCGTCCCTCGAAGCGTCGCCGACGCGGATAA
- a CDS encoding nucleoside monophosphate kinase, whose protein sequence is MRIVFFGPPGSGKGTQADRMSKRYNLHHLSTGLLLREEIQKNSELGKRIRKIVESGHLVDDEIVNEEVFSKVKEYDRFLLDGYPRNLIQAEGLDDYLEEEKKPLSGAIFITIPDAEVIERLSGRLTCSRCGFTGKQPLYHPGDDCIRCGTPLVERNDDRTEVIEQRLVHYYDLTKHLEKYYHDRLYIIDGMGTVDEVALRLEEALSIWE, encoded by the coding sequence AGGATCGTCTTCTTCGGACCACCGGGATCTGGAAAGGGAACGCAGGCTGACAGGATGTCGAAACGTTATAACCTGCATCACCTTTCAACAGGTCTTCTGCTCCGTGAAGAGATACAGAAAAATTCCGAACTGGGGAAGCGTATTCGGAAGATAGTAGAATCAGGCCATCTGGTTGATGATGAGATCGTGAACGAGGAAGTATTCAGTAAAGTGAAGGAGTATGACCGATTCCTGCTGGACGGATATCCCCGAAATCTAATTCAGGCGGAGGGTCTTGATGATTATCTTGAAGAAGAGAAAAAACCCCTTTCAGGTGCGATATTTATCACCATACCTGATGCGGAAGTGATTGAAAGACTCTCCGGGAGGCTTACGTGTTCCCGATGCGGTTTTACCGGCAAGCAGCCACTGTATCACCCTGGAGACGATTGCATCAGATGCGGTACTCCACTTGTTGAGCGAAATGATGACAGAACCGAAGTAATCGAGCAAAGGCTTGTCCACTACTATGATCTTACAAAGCATCTGGAGAAGTACTATCATGATCGCCTGTATATTATTGATGGAATGGGAACTGTCGACGAGGTTGCCTTGAGACTGGAAGAGGCTCTGTCTATATGGGAATAA